A stretch of candidate division KSB1 bacterium DNA encodes these proteins:
- a CDS encoding acetoacetate--CoA ligase, which yields MSKILWKPSLDFIKSTNMTTFTDWLSNKTGTTFPSYDLLHQWSIDNLEDFWESFAEFTDIKVSQDHTHVLDTHKMPGAKWFSGMRLNFSENIFARNFKGTAILYCVENDSFRDEITFDELRKLVARCARGLKEAGISTGDKVAGYIANVPEAIVACLACASIGAVWSSASPDFGLNAICDRFQQVKPKLIFTTTHYQYSGKIFRTDNVVKQLKAKIPSIQTIVSIPYPVGEANLLGDKSWQEFLGAEDDPELEFAQLPFDHPLYILFSSGTTGAPKCIVHGAGGTLIQHRKELQLHSNLTVKDSLLFFTTCGWMMWNWQLSALSLGTKICLYDGNPGYPDLTAIWQFVNEKKISHFGTSGRFIESCMKSRPKIQPRQLGELPALSTILYTGSPLSKNGFRWIYDRVKQDVHLAGISGGTDIVSCFILGNPNLPVFPGEIQCKGLGVDLAALNENGESVFGQPGELVCRQSMPSMPIYFLNDPDGAKYKSAYFDVYPGLWRHGDYVEFTQNGGVIVHGRSDATLNPGGVRIGSAEIYSALDHFSQISGAVVVGWTPSGEVDEVVTLFVVLQTGKTLNDELEKKIRQVIRKEESPRHVPKHIFQISGVPVTRSGKTVELSVKAVLAGKDVKNRTALANPEVLEEIEKIRETLSGFYSA from the coding sequence ATGTCCAAAATTCTCTGGAAACCTTCATTAGATTTTATTAAGTCCACAAACATGACCACGTTCACGGATTGGTTAAGTAACAAAACGGGAACAACCTTCCCAAGTTATGATTTACTTCATCAATGGAGCATTGACAATCTAGAGGATTTCTGGGAATCGTTTGCTGAATTTACCGACATCAAAGTCAGTCAAGATCACACACATGTGCTGGATACACACAAAATGCCGGGAGCAAAGTGGTTTTCCGGCATGCGCTTGAATTTTTCTGAAAATATTTTCGCCCGAAACTTTAAAGGAACAGCGATACTTTATTGCGTCGAAAATGACTCCTTTCGCGATGAAATCACTTTTGACGAGCTGAGAAAATTAGTTGCCCGATGTGCAAGAGGTCTCAAAGAAGCCGGCATCAGCACAGGAGACAAAGTAGCCGGCTACATTGCAAATGTCCCTGAGGCAATCGTGGCTTGCCTGGCATGTGCAAGTATCGGCGCCGTCTGGAGCAGCGCTTCACCGGATTTCGGCTTAAATGCAATTTGCGATCGCTTTCAACAAGTCAAACCAAAATTAATTTTTACAACTACCCATTATCAATACAGCGGCAAAATCTTTCGGACAGACAATGTCGTTAAGCAACTGAAAGCTAAAATCCCCTCTATCCAAACCATTGTTTCGATTCCTTACCCGGTTGGAGAGGCAAACTTACTTGGAGATAAGTCGTGGCAAGAGTTTCTTGGTGCGGAAGATGATCCGGAATTAGAATTTGCCCAGCTCCCCTTCGATCACCCGCTCTATATTTTATTTTCATCAGGAACAACCGGTGCTCCAAAATGCATTGTTCACGGCGCTGGAGGAACTCTCATCCAACATCGTAAAGAATTACAGCTTCATTCTAATCTTACGGTTAAGGACAGTTTACTCTTTTTCACGACTTGCGGCTGGATGATGTGGAACTGGCAGCTTTCAGCTTTATCACTGGGTACCAAGATCTGTCTTTATGACGGCAACCCGGGATACCCCGATTTAACTGCTATCTGGCAGTTTGTAAATGAAAAAAAAATCTCCCACTTCGGAACAAGCGGCCGTTTTATTGAAAGCTGTATGAAGAGTCGGCCCAAAATTCAGCCGCGTCAGCTTGGCGAGTTGCCAGCGCTTTCCACAATTCTGTACACGGGTTCGCCCCTCTCCAAAAATGGATTTCGCTGGATTTATGACAGGGTAAAACAAGATGTTCATTTGGCTGGAATTTCAGGAGGCACGGATATTGTCTCTTGTTTTATTTTAGGAAATCCAAATTTGCCGGTTTTCCCGGGCGAGATTCAGTGCAAAGGTTTGGGAGTAGACCTGGCTGCTTTAAACGAAAATGGCGAATCTGTTTTTGGCCAGCCGGGGGAGCTGGTCTGCCGCCAATCGATGCCCTCAATGCCGATTTATTTTTTGAACGATCCCGATGGCGCTAAATATAAAAGTGCCTATTTCGATGTCTACCCTGGACTCTGGCGCCACGGCGATTATGTCGAATTCACCCAAAACGGCGGCGTCATCGTTCATGGGCGCAGCGATGCTACTTTAAACCCGGGGGGTGTACGAATCGGCAGCGCCGAGATTTACTCTGCGCTCGATCATTTTTCACAAATCAGCGGCGCTGTTGTGGTTGGCTGGACACCGTCCGGCGAGGTTGATGAAGTTGTAACCTTGTTTGTGGTTCTGCAGACCGGTAAAACTCTTAATGATGAATTAGAGAAAAAAATTCGGCAAGTTATTCGGAAAGAAGAGTCACCAAGACATGTCCCGAAGCATATTTTTCAAATTTCAGGCGTGCCGGTCACTAGAAGCGGCAAGACTGTTGAGCTAAGTGTCAAAGCAGTGTTAGCCGGTAAAGACGTGAAGAACCGCACCGCCCTGGCAAACCCGGAGGTTTTGGAAGAGATTGAAAAGATTCGAGAGACCTTGTCCGGTTTTTACTCCGCCTAG
- a CDS encoding PIN domain-containing protein, protein MKTEKPIVVDTNIIISSLLNRKSPFLELLLTKKHQFYICEMSIIELFNNKERIIKFSKLQEDELTKVFHILLKNLNLFKENLIEKPNWQKAYQLCKDIDETDTPFVALTFELDGLLLTGDKKLKAKLERKGFDSFYEYAKTRK, encoded by the coding sequence TTGAAAACAGAAAAACCGATTGTTGTAGATACGAACATCATAATTTCATCACTACTAAACCGAAAGTCTCCCTTCCTCGAACTACTATTAACAAAGAAGCACCAATTCTATATTTGTGAAATGAGCATCATCGAACTTTTTAATAACAAAGAGAGAATTATCAAATTCAGCAAGCTCCAGGAGGACGAACTTACAAAAGTCTTTCACATCTTACTCAAAAATCTGAATCTGTTCAAAGAGAACTTAATTGAAAAGCCAAATTGGCAGAAAGCCTATCAGTTGTGCAAAGACATTGACGAAACCGACACCCCGTTTGTTGCTCTTACCTTCGAGCTTGACGGCCTCTTACTAACAGGAGACAAAAAGCTAAAAGCAAAATTAGAAAGAAAGGGATTCGACTCGTTTTATGAGTACGCAAAAACTCGAAAATAA